The Candidatus Equadaptatus faecalis genome contains a region encoding:
- the nhaC gene encoding Na+/H+ antiporter NhaC, whose protein sequence is MSEAKKHREVTLASSVAIFVAILAIIILGKLVFNFDTAILLMLIGVFTTAVYCFGYGFGWGEMFDGGIVPMVARASGAIMILLTVGPMIAVWMASGTIPYIIYIGLKLLTPKTFLIATFIVTCISSTLTGTSWGSAATFGVAFMGIAVGLGVSPAVTAGAVIAGSYFGDKLSPISDTTVLAAATAEVDVIDHVRSMLWTTTPAFIISIILYGLIGAKASGTMEMGQVNEIVNALCATFKFSPLVLFPPLLLLVLAYRGKPTLPTLWAALLSAVPFAMWQGNSLSDVMKIMAKGPSIATGVESIDKLLCRGGLSFMAGSIAVVFFAYLFAGQLEYTGTFRCISEALKEKFIKGSKGKLVLSMSLTGIFTGLGTGNSYLSEIVPGTMYKDLCDDMNVSRRVLSRTLEDSGTVVVPLIPWSAAGIYMSTVLGVSVFEYVPWAFLCYIGFITAWIYGFTGIAIWPSDTKKEA, encoded by the coding sequence GCCATAATTATCCTCGGCAAACTCGTCTTCAATTTTGACACGGCAATTCTTCTCATGCTCATAGGCGTTTTCACAACCGCAGTCTATTGTTTCGGCTACGGTTTCGGCTGGGGCGAAATGTTTGACGGAGGCATCGTGCCTATGGTCGCACGCGCTTCCGGAGCAATCATGATCCTTCTCACAGTCGGACCTATGATCGCAGTCTGGATGGCGTCAGGAACAATTCCTTACATCATCTACATCGGTCTTAAGCTCCTCACACCGAAAACATTCCTTATCGCAACGTTCATCGTAACGTGCATCTCGTCAACGCTTACGGGCACCTCCTGGGGTTCGGCGGCAACGTTCGGCGTAGCATTCATGGGAATCGCTGTAGGTCTCGGAGTTTCTCCGGCAGTCACAGCCGGTGCCGTTATCGCCGGTTCATATTTCGGCGACAAACTCAGCCCGATTTCAGACACAACGGTTCTCGCAGCCGCAACGGCTGAAGTTGACGTTATCGATCACGTCCGCTCAATGCTTTGGACAACAACACCGGCATTTATCATCAGTATAATCCTTTACGGACTTATCGGTGCAAAAGCAAGCGGAACAATGGAGATGGGACAGGTCAACGAAATCGTCAACGCTCTCTGCGCGACCTTCAAATTCTCGCCGCTCGTTCTTTTCCCGCCGCTTCTTCTTCTCGTCCTTGCCTACAGGGGCAAACCGACGCTTCCGACGCTTTGGGCAGCACTGCTTTCAGCAGTTCCGTTTGCAATGTGGCAGGGCAATTCACTGTCAGACGTCATGAAAATTATGGCAAAAGGTCCGAGCATTGCGACAGGCGTGGAAAGCATAGACAAACTTCTCTGCCGCGGCGGACTTTCCTTCATGGCAGGTTCAATCGCAGTCGTCTTCTTTGCGTATCTCTTCGCCGGACAGCTTGAATACACAGGCACGTTCCGCTGCATCAGCGAAGCGCTCAAAGAAAAATTCATCAAAGGCAGCAAGGGCAAACTCGTTCTTTCAATGTCGCTTACCGGTATATTCACCGGACTCGGCACAGGCAACTCCTACCTCAGCGAAATCGTCCCGGGTACAATGTACAAAGATCTCTGCGACGACATGAACGTTTCAAGAAGAGTTCTTTCAAGAACGCTTGAAGACTCAGGCACGGTCGTTGTTCCTCTTATCCCGTGGTCAGCCGCAGGTATCTACATGTCAACGGTTCTCGGCGTATCAGTATTCGAATACGTACCCTGGGCATTCCTCTGCTACATCGGCTTTATCACGGCATGGATCTACGGCTTCACCGGCATAGCAATCTGGCCGTCTGACACAAAGAAAGAAGCGTAA